A stretch of the Arachis stenosperma cultivar V10309 chromosome 6, arast.V10309.gnm1.PFL2, whole genome shotgun sequence genome encodes the following:
- the LOC130935818 gene encoding transcription factor GTE8-like, giving the protein MAKSRFSGGYYGNTVGTAGESEGSGSSGRIDTEITVSEDSCVPTRKCISLNSSRRDVFGVPMQVVPLSKLSHFQRKDLVLKLRSELEQIRALQKKVELQAASGVALSSSSDILSCSNGNKHNASRIENSRKPSIPSSIPVNKLKASADKPRSWNRGSTGKFQSAAKNSSPSTANILLMKDCESLLKRLMSHQFSWVFNSPVDVVKLNLPDYFTIIKHPMDLGTIKRKIAAGSYKGPLEFAGDVRLTFSNAMTYNPPGNDVHFMADALNKYFEVRWKTIEKKIPKMDALPLPAKSDTFEDVKSAKPMPPSKRRKIASVPSQPEVLPPPRRVMSDQEKHKLGRELESLLGEIPVHIIEFLKEQSSNGRECGEDEIEIDIDDLSDDTLFTLRKLLDDYLQEKQKNNAKVEACEIELLNDSGPSNSSLQAFKANDPADEEVDIGGNEPPVSSCPPLDIEKDTTHTMDKRLSPGSSSDMDSGSSSGSESGDGKASPVNVAKEPENVGSGDQLEEKLKATDDLEINQSVSGLDQLEDNSQHKPSSLDSDYRQDGDSGPTERQVSPDKLYRAAILKKRFADTILKAREKTLTQDEKGDPEKLRQVREKLEMEQRKEKARLQAEAKAAEDARKRAEAEAAAETKRKRELEREAARQALLQMEKTVEINENSRFLEDLEMLRAVPAEQLPSSVDETSPDHSQDGLGSFKFAGNNPLEQLGLYMKVDDEEEEGEPPCVSNPVNDVEEGEID; this is encoded by the exons ATGGCAAAGAGTAGGTTTTCTGGAGGATATTATGGGAACACTGTTGGGACAGCCGGCGAATCCGAGGGATCTGGTAGCTCTGGAAGAATAGACACTGAAATTACTGTTTCAGAGGACTCTTGTGTTCCTACAAGGAAATGTATTAGTTTGAATTCGAGCCGGCGCGATGTGTTTGGGGTTCCAATGCAAGTTGTTCCATTGTCGAAGTTGTCGCACTTTCAAAGAAAAGACCTGGTACTCAAGCTGAGATCAGAGCTTGAGCAGATTCGAGCACTTCAAAAGAAGGTTGAACTACAAGCAGCTAGCGGTGTTGCACTGTCATCCTCCAGTGATATTCTAAGCTGTAGCAATGGGAATAAGCATAATGCATCCCGGATTGAGAACTCGAGGAAACCGTCGATTCCTAGTTCCATACCCGTGAATAAATTGAAAGCATCAGCTGATAAACCTCGAAGCTGGAACCGGGGATCTACCGGCAAGTTTCAGTCTGCCGCAAAGAATTCTTCACCCAGCACTGCAAATATTCTGTTGATGAAAGATTGTGAGTCGCTGTTAAAACGGTTGATGAGCCACCAGTTTTCTTGGGTTTTCAACTCACCTGTAGATGTGGTGAAGTTGAATCTTCCTGATTATTTCACAATTATCAAGCATCCTATGGATTTGGgaacaataaaaagaaagataGCTGCTGGATCATATAAGGGTCCCTTGGAATTTGCTGGAGATGTGAGGCTTACATTTTCGAATGCAATGACTTATAATCCCCCTGGGAATGATGTCCATTTCATGGCTGATGCCCTCAACAAATATTTTGAAGTGAGATGGAAAACAATTGAGAAGAAAATTCCAAAAATGGATGCTCTGCCACTGCCTGCAAAGTCAGACACTTTTGAAGATGTGAAAAGTGCAAAGCCAATGCCTCCTTCAAAAAGGAGGAAAATTGCATCAGTGCCCTCTCAACCTGAAGTTTTGCCACCTCCTAGGCGGGTTATGTCGGATCAAGAGAAGCACAAGCTAGGTAGAGAATTGGAGTCTTTGCTGGGAGAAATACCTGTCCATATTATTGAATTCTTAAAAGAACAGAGTTCAAATGGTAGAGAATGTGGAGAGGATGAAATTGAGATTGATATTGATGATCTCAGTGATGACACATTGTTCACACTACGCAAGCTATTGGACGACTATTTGCAGGAGAAGCAGAAGAACAATGCAAAGGTGGAAGCGTGTGAAATAGAG CTGTTGAATGATTCTGGGCCAAGCAATTCTTCTTTGCAAGCATTTAAAG CTAATGATCCAGCTGATGAAGAAGTGGACATTGGTGGAAATGAGCCTCCTGTCTCTAGCTGTCCTCCTTTGGACATTGAAAAGGATACAACTCATACTATGGACAAACGGTTAAGTCCTGGTAGCTCCAGTG ATATGGACTCTGGTAGTTCTTCTGGTAGTGAATCCGGTGATGGGAAAGCAAGTCCAGTAAATGTTGCAAAG GAACCAGAAAATGTGGGTTCTGGGGATCAATTGGAAGAAAAGCTTAAGGCTACTGATGACCTTGAAATAAATC AATCTGTTAGTGGCTTAGATCAACTTGAGGATAACTCTCAGCATAAGCCAAGTTCTCTTGATTCTGACTACCGTCAGGATG GAGACAGTGGTCCTACCGAGAGACAGGTTTCTCCTGATAAACTTTATCGAGCTGCCATATTAAAGAAGCGATTTGCTGATACTATCTTGAAAGCACGAGAAAAGACGCTCACACAA GATGAGAAAGGGGATCCAGAAAAGTTGCGCCAGGTTAGAGAAAAACTTGAAATGGAACAACGAAAAG AAAAGGCAAGGCTACAAGCCGAAGCAAAGGCTGCTGAAGATGCTCGAAAGCGGGCTGAAGCAGAAGCAGCTGCGGAAACCAAACGAAAGAGGGAACTTGAAAGAGAAGCCGCAAGACAAGCATTACTGCAG ATGGAAAAGACAGTTGAAATCAATGAGAATTCTCGGTTTCTCGAAGATTTGGAAATGCTTAGAGCTGTGCCTGCTGAGCAGTTGCCGAGCTCTGTTGATGAGACAAGTCCTGATCACTCTCAGGATGGTCTGGGGAGTTTCAAGTTTGCCGGGAACAATCCCTTGGAACAGCTTGGATTATATATGAAAGTGGATGATGAGGAAGAGGAAGGAGAGCCACCCTGTGTTTCAAACCCTGTGAATGATGTAGAAGAGGGAGAGATTGATTAA